A single window of Micrococcaceae bacterium Sec5.1 DNA harbors:
- a CDS encoding VTT domain-containing protein codes for MDFIAPETWGSAIYLWIVPMVLGDAIFPPIPSEMVVITGGALAADGHANFWLILLLAAFASWLGDMAVYLLFKRRVSHVLDRWAWGRKVHRGIHEAIAKAGRSSTYGAIIGARFVPGGRLATSSAAGIANVSVRGFSLCAGLGAVLWAVWQVGLGYFTGSATKLPFWASSLIGVGVGLVIGVVVGLIVTRRRGSRSPVDEPFDGDVPQPE; via the coding sequence ATGGACTTCATCGCCCCCGAGACGTGGGGATCCGCAATTTACTTGTGGATCGTTCCCATGGTGCTGGGCGATGCCATCTTCCCGCCGATCCCGTCCGAAATGGTGGTCATCACCGGTGGAGCTCTGGCAGCCGACGGACACGCCAATTTCTGGCTCATCCTGCTGCTCGCGGCCTTCGCGTCCTGGCTCGGAGACATGGCTGTCTACTTACTGTTTAAGCGGCGGGTGAGCCATGTACTGGATCGCTGGGCATGGGGCAGGAAAGTCCACCGTGGAATCCATGAGGCAATCGCCAAGGCAGGCCGATCCTCCACTTATGGGGCTATCATCGGCGCCCGTTTCGTCCCTGGCGGCAGGCTCGCAACCTCGTCCGCAGCCGGAATCGCCAACGTCTCAGTCCGTGGTTTCAGCCTCTGCGCCGGATTGGGCGCCGTGCTGTGGGCCGTGTGGCAGGTGGGCCTGGGCTACTTCACGGGCTCAGCGACCAAACTGCCATTCTGGGCCAGCTCACTGATTGGGGTGGGCGTCGGCTTGGTCATCGGTGTGGTGGTCGGACTGATTGTCACACGACGGCGCGGGAGCCGCTCACCAGTGGATGAACCCTTCGATGGCGACGTGCCCCAACCGGAATGA